Proteins from a genomic interval of Prevotella sp. E13-27:
- the abc-f gene encoding ribosomal protection-like ABC-F family protein produces MPKETPYLDVQNLTKSFGSLLLFENINFSIAEGQKVGLIAKNGTGKSTLLSLLSGKEGYDEGSIIFRRDLKVGMLEQSPVFDPEERVLDACFRSAYGRSFDLDHSEDAEKVLKAKQILTQLKIRDLQQPMGQLSGGQQKRVALAHVLIQEPDLLILDEPTNHLDLEMIEWLEGFLNRGRKTLLMVTHDRYFLDRVCSVILELDDRTIYTYRGNYAYYLEKRQERIDNRRAEIARANNLYRTELDWMRRQPQARGHKAKYREDAFYELERIAKSRIEERQVRLKASNVYIGSKIFECQYISKKFPTSVSNGEDGSSEITILKDFYYNFSRFEKMGIVGNNGTGKSTFIKMLLGLQQPDEGRIVIGDTVRFGYFSQEGLKFDEQQKVIDVVREIAEYVDLGSGRHLTASQFLQHFLFTPEQQHNYVYKLSGGERRKLYLCTVLMRNPNFLVLDEPTNDLDIVTLQILEEYLQDFPGCVIVVSHDRYFMDKVVDHLLVFRGEGVVKDFPGNYTQYREWETLQPKDETTKAKSSASEDNSGATREKQPDARPRRLTFKEKREFEQLEKEIEELEQEKKHIEDALCSGTLAVDELTALSKRLPVLTDTLDEKSMRWLELSEFA; encoded by the coding sequence ATGCCTAAGGAAACTCCATACTTAGATGTCCAGAACCTAACGAAATCGTTTGGGTCATTACTTCTTTTTGAAAACATAAACTTCTCCATAGCAGAAGGACAGAAGGTGGGACTCATTGCCAAGAATGGTACTGGCAAGTCAACGCTTCTCTCCCTGCTGTCTGGAAAGGAAGGCTATGACGAAGGTTCCATCATCTTCCGTCGTGACCTTAAGGTTGGCATGCTTGAGCAATCGCCGGTCTTCGATCCTGAAGAGCGAGTGCTCGATGCCTGCTTCCGCTCTGCCTATGGTCGCTCGTTTGACCTCGACCATTCGGAGGATGCCGAAAAGGTGTTGAAGGCAAAGCAGATTCTGACCCAGTTGAAGATTCGTGATCTTCAACAGCCTATGGGACAGCTTTCTGGTGGTCAGCAGAAGCGTGTCGCTCTTGCTCATGTGCTTATTCAGGAGCCCGACTTGTTGATTCTTGACGAGCCTACCAACCATCTCGACCTTGAGATGATTGAGTGGCTTGAAGGCTTCCTTAACAGAGGGCGCAAGACTCTGTTGATGGTTACCCACGACCGATATTTCCTTGATCGTGTGTGCTCCGTCATTCTTGAACTCGATGACCGCACCATCTATACCTATCGTGGCAATTATGCCTACTATCTTGAGAAGCGTCAGGAGCGTATTGATAATCGTAGGGCAGAGATAGCTCGTGCCAACAACCTTTATCGCACAGAGTTGGACTGGATGCGCCGTCAGCCTCAGGCTCGAGGCCACAAGGCGAAGTATCGCGAAGATGCTTTCTACGAGCTTGAGCGTATCGCCAAGTCAAGGATTGAGGAACGTCAGGTGCGACTGAAGGCATCTAATGTGTATATTGGTTCGAAGATTTTCGAGTGTCAGTATATTTCGAAGAAGTTCCCCACTTCTGTGAGCAATGGTGAAGACGGCAGTTCTGAGATTACCATTCTGAAGGACTTCTACTATAACTTCTCGCGTTTCGAGAAGATGGGCATCGTTGGAAACAACGGCACAGGCAAGTCAACATTCATAAAGATGCTTCTCGGCTTGCAACAGCCCGACGAGGGACGTATCGTTATTGGCGACACCGTTCGCTTCGGCTATTTCTCTCAGGAAGGTCTGAAGTTTGATGAACAGCAGAAAGTCATCGATGTGGTTCGCGAGATAGCCGAATATGTTGATTTAGGTTCTGGACGCCATCTCACGGCAAGCCAGTTCCTTCAGCATTTCCTTTTCACACCTGAGCAGCAGCATAACTATGTTTATAAGCTGTCAGGTGGCGAGCGCCGTAAGCTCTATCTATGTACGGTTCTCATGCGCAATCCAAACTTCCTTGTTCTCGACGAGCCTACCAACGATTTGGATATCGTTACGCTTCAGATTCTTGAAGAGTATCTTCAGGATTTCCCTGGCTGTGTCATAGTAGTGTCTCACGATCGCTATTTCATGGACAAGGTCGTTGACCACCTTCTCGTCTTCAGAGGCGAGGGTGTCGTGAAAGACTTCCCAGGCAACTATACGCAATACAGAGAGTGGGAGACGCTTCAACCCAAGGACGAGACCACCAAGGCAAAGTCGTCAGCAAGTGAAGACAATAGTGGTGCAACGAGAGAGAAACAGCCAGATGCTCGTCCACGCCGACTCACTTTCAAGGAGAAGCGCGAGTTTGAGCAGTTGGAGAAAGAAATTGAGGAGCTCGAGCAGGAGAAGAAGCATATTGAGGATGCCCTTTGTTCAGGCACACTCGCTGTAGATGAGCTGACTGCTCTGAGCAAGCGACTGCCTGTTCTTACTGATACGTTAGACGAGAAATCCATGAGATGGCTGGAGCTGTCGGAGTTTGCTTAG
- the yihA gene encoding ribosome biogenesis GTP-binding protein YihA/YsxC gives MEVKTAEFVLSAPMVSQCPADTKPEYAFIGRSNVGKSSLINMLARNKKLAKTSATPGKTLLINHFIINKEWYLVDLPGYGYAKRSKKEVARLDQMIRGYILGRDQLVNVFVLVDIRLEPQAIDLEFINWLGVSSIPFAIIFTKADKLSASKVKTNVAAYEKKMLETWEEMPPYFITSSDSKQGRDEVLDYIEQINKELSNT, from the coding sequence ATGGAAGTTAAAACGGCAGAATTTGTATTGTCAGCCCCAATGGTATCTCAGTGTCCTGCAGATACTAAGCCTGAATATGCCTTTATCGGCCGTTCTAATGTTGGAAAGTCGAGCCTTATAAACATGCTCGCTCGCAACAAGAAGCTGGCTAAGACATCGGCTACTCCAGGCAAGACTCTTCTCATAAACCACTTTATTATTAATAAGGAGTGGTATCTTGTTGACCTCCCAGGCTATGGCTATGCCAAGCGTTCAAAGAAGGAGGTGGCACGCCTTGACCAGATGATTCGTGGCTATATCCTTGGTCGCGACCAGCTTGTCAACGTGTTTGTGCTTGTTGACATTCGCTTGGAGCCTCAGGCTATAGACCTTGAGTTCATTAACTGGTTAGGAGTATCGAGCATTCCGTTTGCCATCATCTTTACAAAAGCCGACAAGTTGTCAGCTTCAAAAGTAAAGACAAATGTTGCGGCCTATGAGAAGAAGATGCTTGAGACTTGGGAAGAGATGCCTCCTTATTTTATTACTTCTTCCGACAGCAAGCAGGGGCGCGACGAGGTTCTCGATTATATTGAGCAGATAAACAAAGAATTATCAAACACTTAA
- a CDS encoding DUF4293 domain-containing protein — translation MIQRKQTLFLLVALILTVICMSTQVAALYNDSGSELARIYNLWLTDGQGNHSFLSAPLFVCLLTSSVLSVVTIFLYMKRKLQAALCMVNIILLVLWYIGLAVLPQQTGGNMVLCWPAVLPACAIILSFMARKGILADEKLVRSLDRIR, via the coding sequence ATGATTCAACGCAAGCAAACGCTATTCTTGCTCGTAGCTCTCATACTTACTGTCATTTGCATGTCAACACAAGTGGCTGCATTATACAATGATAGTGGAAGTGAGCTTGCTCGTATATACAATCTGTGGTTGACTGACGGACAGGGAAATCATTCCTTTCTGTCAGCCCCTCTTTTTGTATGCCTATTGACATCTTCGGTATTAAGCGTTGTCACAATCTTCCTCTACATGAAGCGCAAGCTTCAGGCCGCCCTTTGCATGGTAAACATCATACTGCTTGTGTTGTGGTACATCGGGTTGGCTGTATTGCCACAGCAGACAGGAGGAAACATGGTTCTTTGTTGGCCAGCTGTACTTCCTGCATGTGCTATAATTCTTTCATTTATGGCACGCAAAGGCATTCTGGCAGACGAGAAGCTTGTGCGTTCGCTTGACCGTATAAGATGA
- a CDS encoding DNA-directed RNA polymerase subunit omega → MDYKKSKAPVNTVTHNIMDLCDETGNLYESVVIIAKRANQISVQIKEDLSKKLAEFASYNDSLDEVFENREQIEISRYYEKLPKPTLLATQEFIEGKVYFRDPLQENQAAEA, encoded by the coding sequence ATGGATTACAAGAAATCAAAAGCTCCGGTTAACACCGTTACCCACAACATTATGGATTTGTGTGATGAGACAGGCAATCTCTATGAGAGCGTTGTCATCATCGCAAAGCGCGCAAACCAGATTTCAGTTCAGATAAAGGAAGACCTTTCTAAGAAGCTGGCTGAGTTTGCTTCTTACAACGACTCACTTGACGAGGTGTTTGAGAATCGCGAGCAGATAGAGATATCTCGTTACTACGAGAAGCTTCCAAAGCCAACACTTCTCGCTACTCAGGAGTTCATTGAGGGTAAGGTTTACTTCCGCGATCCTCTGCAGGAGAACCAGGCTGCTGAAGCATAA
- a CDS encoding outer membrane protein assembly factor BamD, protein MKNSIFIIACFALLVSGCANELNRVYKSTDYDFRYEYAKQCFAQGKYGNAENLLIDLITLKKGTDEAQESLYMLAMSQYMNKDYETASETFRKFYTTYPKSIYAEHASFYVGQSLYMGAPEPRLDQTPTIGAISAYQTFLDFFPDSKLRSTAQNRLMELQDKLVMKELLSAKLYYNLGGYFGNVNSGTESNYISCIVTAQNALKTYPFSKWREDFSLLIMKSKFYLAENSTRDKQLERYRDAEDECYGFINEFPDSKDKELAEKYIAKCKKITKD, encoded by the coding sequence ATGAAGAATAGTATTTTCATCATAGCTTGTTTCGCTCTGCTTGTTTCAGGATGTGCTAACGAGTTGAACAGGGTTTACAAGTCCACTGACTATGATTTTCGCTACGAGTATGCAAAGCAGTGCTTTGCACAAGGCAAATATGGCAATGCGGAAAATCTGCTTATTGATTTGATAACGTTGAAGAAAGGTACTGACGAAGCTCAGGAGTCTCTTTATATGCTGGCTATGTCGCAGTATATGAACAAGGACTACGAGACTGCGTCAGAGACTTTCCGTAAGTTCTATACCACCTATCCGAAGAGCATCTATGCAGAGCATGCGTCCTTCTATGTTGGTCAGTCTCTGTATATGGGTGCTCCAGAGCCTCGTCTTGACCAGACACCAACCATAGGAGCAATCAGCGCATATCAGACATTCCTCGACTTCTTTCCAGACTCTAAGCTGCGCTCTACTGCGCAGAATCGTCTCATGGAATTGCAGGACAAGCTGGTTATGAAAGAACTGCTTTCAGCAAAGCTCTACTATAATCTTGGAGGCTATTTCGGAAATGTGAACTCTGGAACTGAGAGTAACTATATTTCATGTATTGTTACAGCTCAGAACGCTTTGAAGACTTATCCGTTCTCGAAATGGCGTGAAGACTTCTCGCTGCTCATCATGAAGAGCAAGTTCTATCTTGCTGAGAACTCAACTCGCGACAAGCAGCTTGAGCGCTACAGAGATGCTGAGGACGAGTGCTACGGCTTCATCAACGAGTTTCCTGATTCCAAGGATAAGGAACTGGCAGAGAAATACATTGCAAAGTGTAAAAAAATAACAAAGGATTAA
- the uvrB gene encoding excinuclease ABC subunit UvrB, with protein MDFKLTSKYKPTGDQPEAIRQLTEGLNRNERSQVLLGVTGSGKTFTMANVINNYQRPTLILSHNKTLAAQLYEEMKGFFPENAVEYYVSYYDYYQPEAYLPHTDTYIEKDLAINEEIDRLRLRAVSSLLSGRKDVVVVSSVSCIYGMGSPVALEENIIEIHVGEILSRNALLRKLVQALYTRNDITLERGNFRVKGDTVDIYMAYNETVLRVVFWDDEIDSIEELDPLTLQRKASFKEYKLYPANLFMTTQEQTNKAIHDIQDDLTKQIEFFTEIGDDIKAQRIKERVEYDMEMIKELGHCSGIENYSRYFDGRQAGERPYCLLDFFPDDYLLIVDESHVSIPQIGAMYGGDRARKTNLVEYGFRLPAAFDNRPLTFEEFQEQINKVIYVSATPADFELQEAEGVVVEQVIRPTGLLDPEIEVRPSENQIDDLLEEINLRIERKERVLVTTLTKRMAEELTEFLMNHGIQTAYIHSDVATLDRVKILEDLRNGVYDVLVGVNLLREGLDLPEVSLVAILDADKEGFLRSHRSLTQTAGRAARNVNGKVIMYADRITQSMQLTIDETNRRRVKQLRYNEEHGITPTQIVKSLKQSVLSADDRADIKELKRSFNTGSSNSSIAADPIIEHMTRPQMEKLIIETTNKMKEAARQMDFIQAAQYRDEIIRLKNELELK; from the coding sequence ATGGATTTCAAACTTACTTCAAAATACAAGCCAACAGGTGACCAGCCAGAAGCCATACGCCAACTAACTGAAGGACTGAATCGCAACGAGCGATCACAGGTGTTGTTAGGCGTTACGGGCAGTGGTAAGACTTTTACTATGGCTAACGTCATAAACAACTATCAACGCCCCACTCTGATACTCTCACACAACAAGACTCTTGCTGCACAGCTTTATGAGGAAATGAAAGGCTTCTTTCCAGAAAACGCGGTAGAGTATTATGTTAGTTATTATGACTATTATCAGCCTGAGGCCTACCTTCCTCATACAGACACTTACATAGAGAAAGACTTGGCAATAAATGAAGAGATAGACCGCCTCCGTCTAAGAGCTGTATCTAGCTTATTGTCAGGTAGAAAGGACGTAGTCGTTGTATCATCGGTTTCATGCATTTACGGCATGGGATCACCTGTTGCATTAGAGGAAAATATTATAGAAATCCACGTCGGCGAAATACTTAGTCGCAACGCTCTTCTTAGAAAACTCGTGCAGGCTCTATACACCAGAAACGACATCACTCTTGAAAGAGGAAATTTCCGTGTGAAAGGTGATACTGTTGACATTTACATGGCATATAACGAGACTGTTCTGCGTGTAGTTTTCTGGGACGACGAGATTGACTCCATTGAAGAGCTTGACCCTTTAACTCTTCAGCGAAAGGCTTCCTTTAAGGAATACAAGCTCTACCCTGCCAACCTGTTCATGACTACTCAGGAACAGACCAACAAAGCCATTCACGACATACAGGACGACCTGACTAAGCAGATTGAATTCTTCACAGAAATTGGAGACGACATAAAAGCTCAGAGAATAAAGGAACGCGTGGAGTACGATATGGAGATGATTAAAGAGCTTGGACATTGCTCTGGCATTGAGAACTACTCGCGCTACTTCGACGGACGCCAGGCTGGCGAACGGCCTTATTGTCTGCTCGACTTCTTCCCTGACGACTATCTGCTTATCGTAGATGAGAGTCATGTGTCAATACCACAAATCGGAGCGATGTATGGTGGCGACAGAGCGAGAAAGACAAATCTCGTGGAATATGGCTTCCGTCTGCCTGCAGCTTTCGACAACCGTCCACTCACCTTCGAAGAGTTCCAAGAACAAATTAATAAGGTAATATATGTTTCTGCCACTCCTGCTGACTTCGAGCTTCAGGAGGCTGAAGGTGTAGTCGTAGAACAAGTGATACGCCCCACAGGACTGCTCGACCCAGAAATAGAGGTGCGTCCGTCAGAGAATCAGATTGACGACTTGCTCGAAGAGATAAACCTACGCATAGAGCGCAAGGAGCGCGTTCTTGTTACCACGCTTACCAAACGAATGGCAGAGGAACTTACGGAGTTTCTGATGAATCACGGCATTCAGACGGCCTATATTCACAGCGACGTCGCAACACTTGACAGAGTAAAGATTCTTGAAGACCTGAGAAACGGAGTATATGATGTGCTCGTCGGTGTCAACCTTCTTCGTGAGGGTCTTGACCTGCCTGAGGTGTCACTCGTTGCAATCCTCGACGCTGACAAAGAAGGATTCCTTCGCTCTCATCGCAGTCTGACACAGACAGCAGGAAGAGCAGCAAGAAACGTTAATGGAAAGGTAATAATGTATGCTGACAGAATAACTCAGTCCATGCAGCTCACTATTGACGAGACTAATCGTCGTCGCGTTAAACAGTTGCGCTATAACGAGGAGCACGGCATTACTCCTACTCAGATTGTCAAGTCGCTGAAACAGAGCGTATTGTCTGCCGACGACCGTGCCGACATCAAAGAACTCAAGCGCTCGTTCAATACTGGTTCTTCAAACAGCAGCATAGCAGCCGACCCAATCATAGAACACATGACGAGGCCTCAGATGGAGAAACTCATCATCGAGACTACGAACAAGATGAAAGAGGCTGCCAGACAAATGGACTTCATACAAGCAGCCCAGTATCGAGACGAGATTATACGTCTGAAAAACGAGCTTGAACTGAAATAG
- the dnaB gene encoding replicative DNA helicase, with protein sequence MADQNNTPTSRRRTQRQQPVDNTYGHLQPQALEVEKAVLGALLIDKDAYAVVCEMLYPESFYEPRNQMVYAAIRDLSIEERPVDMLTVTELLAHKGQLEEVGGPAYIAEISSKVASSAHIEYHAHIIAQKFLARQLISFASVIETKAFDETIDVDELMQEAEGSLFELSQKNMKKDYTQIDPVVAQALKVIDQAAQNKGGLTGIPSGYHDLDDKTSGWQSSDLVIIAGRPAMGKTAFALSMAKNIASDHKVPIAFFSLEMSNVQLVNRLISNVCEVSGKKILNGQLQPDEWDRLDKRINGLLGAPLYVDDTPGLSVFELRTKARRLVREHGVKIIMIDYLQLMNANGMRFSSRQEEVSTISRSLKGLAKELDIPIIALSQLNRGVESREGLEGKRPQLSDLRESGAIEQDADMVLFVHRPEYYHIFQDDNGRDLHGMAQIIIAKHRKGATGDVLLNFRGEFTRFENPDDAHLNNRPVNDNGGEIIGSKINGGDGGNVPPDFNTPFVGGDMPMPNNDGPLPF encoded by the coding sequence ATGGCTGATCAAAACAATACCCCAACAAGCAGACGTCGTACACAGCGCCAACAGCCAGTTGACAACACCTATGGACACCTGCAGCCACAAGCCCTTGAAGTGGAAAAAGCTGTACTTGGTGCACTTCTGATAGACAAGGATGCCTATGCTGTTGTCTGCGAGATGCTCTATCCGGAAAGCTTCTACGAGCCTCGCAACCAGATGGTCTATGCTGCAATACGCGACCTTAGCATAGAAGAGCGTCCTGTGGATATGCTCACCGTTACAGAACTTCTAGCACACAAAGGACAGCTGGAAGAAGTTGGCGGACCAGCATATATTGCAGAGATTTCGTCGAAGGTTGCTTCAAGTGCACACATCGAGTATCATGCTCACATCATTGCACAGAAGTTCCTTGCACGTCAGCTCATCTCGTTTGCAAGCGTAATAGAGACAAAAGCTTTCGACGAGACTATCGATGTTGACGAGCTGATGCAGGAAGCCGAGGGTTCTCTCTTCGAGCTTTCCCAGAAGAACATGAAGAAGGACTACACACAGATTGACCCTGTAGTAGCCCAGGCGTTGAAAGTCATTGACCAGGCAGCTCAAAACAAAGGCGGCCTCACAGGTATCCCAAGCGGCTACCACGATCTTGACGACAAGACCAGTGGATGGCAGTCAAGTGACCTTGTCATCATTGCTGGACGTCCTGCGATGGGTAAAACGGCATTCGCTCTTTCTATGGCCAAGAACATAGCATCAGACCATAAAGTGCCTATTGCCTTCTTCTCATTGGAAATGTCTAACGTACAGCTTGTGAACCGTCTCATATCAAATGTCTGCGAAGTGTCTGGTAAGAAAATTCTAAACGGACAGCTTCAGCCTGACGAATGGGACCGTCTTGACAAACGTATCAACGGACTACTTGGCGCCCCTCTCTACGTTGATGATACGCCTGGTCTGTCTGTCTTCGAATTGCGTACTAAGGCTCGCCGACTTGTACGCGAACATGGAGTGAAGATTATCATGATAGACTACCTCCAGCTTATGAATGCCAACGGTATGCGTTTCTCATCACGACAAGAAGAGGTGTCAACCATATCTCGTTCGCTGAAAGGTCTGGCTAAAGAGTTAGACATTCCCATCATCGCCCTGTCACAGCTGAACCGTGGTGTTGAGTCGCGTGAAGGCCTTGAAGGAAAACGTCCTCAGTTAAGTGACCTGCGTGAGTCGGGAGCCATCGAGCAAGATGCCGATATGGTGCTCTTCGTTCACCGTCCTGAATATTATCACATATTCCAGGATGACAACGGACGTGACCTTCACGGAATGGCCCAGATTATTATTGCCAAGCACCGTAAGGGCGCTACAGGCGACGTGCTGCTCAACTTCCGAGGAGAGTTCACTCGTTTTGAAAATCCTGATGATGCCCATCTCAACAACCGTCCTGTCAACGATAACGGTGGAGAGATTATCGGCTCGAAGATTAATGGAGGCGATGGAGGCAATGTTCCACCAGACTTCAATACGCCTTTTGTGGGAGGCGACATGCCTATGCCAAACAATGACGGTCCTCTACCTTTTTAG
- a CDS encoding hybrid sensor histidine kinase/response regulator, protein MESKINRSDYKILIVDDVVSNVLLLKILLTNEKFQVCTANCGNMCIEQAKTEKPDLILLDVMMPDISGFDTAVILKKDPATADIPIIFLTALNNPSDLVHGFQVGANDFLTKPFNKEELVVRVMHQITLVAAKRLIQKQNDELRATINNRDKMYSVIAHDLRSPMASIRMVLNLLVSSMTPEMIGPELFELLDKANKESEDCHDLLDNLLKWTKSQTGRLNVLLQDLDLKDIIPGVVDIFEMIAVTKKIKLQLSGTNAPLVVRADNDMLKTVMRNFISNAIKFSPENSTIEIDMDVEGDFAKISVKDHGVGIAPERIDSIFHKGESTYGTGGEEGSGLGLQLCADFSRKMGGDVRVESVLGEGSVFSVLVPLKK, encoded by the coding sequence CTGGAGTCGAAAATTAACCGTTCTGATTATAAAATCCTTATCGTAGATGACGTTGTCAGTAATGTCTTGCTGTTGAAGATATTGCTGACAAACGAGAAGTTCCAGGTTTGTACTGCCAATTGCGGAAATATGTGTATTGAACAGGCAAAGACAGAAAAACCCGACTTGATTCTTCTTGATGTCATGATGCCTGATATCAGCGGCTTCGATACAGCTGTGATTCTAAAGAAAGACCCAGCTACTGCTGATATTCCTATCATATTCCTTACAGCTCTGAACAATCCGAGTGACCTCGTTCACGGTTTCCAAGTCGGTGCAAACGACTTCCTCACTAAGCCTTTCAACAAGGAAGAACTCGTGGTGCGCGTAATGCACCAGATTACACTCGTGGCTGCTAAGCGACTCATCCAGAAACAGAATGATGAGTTGCGTGCTACAATCAACAATCGTGACAAGATGTATTCTGTCATAGCTCACGACCTTCGTTCGCCAATGGCTTCCATAAGAATGGTTTTGAACTTGTTGGTATCGTCTATGACGCCAGAGATGATTGGTCCTGAGTTGTTTGAACTGCTTGACAAGGCAAACAAGGAGTCGGAAGATTGTCACGATCTGCTTGATAACTTGTTGAAGTGGACAAAGAGTCAGACTGGCCGACTGAATGTTTTGTTGCAGGATCTTGACTTGAAAGACATTATCCCAGGAGTGGTTGACATCTTCGAGATGATTGCTGTCACAAAGAAAATAAAGCTTCAGCTTAGTGGAACTAATGCTCCGCTTGTGGTAAGAGCCGATAACGACATGCTCAAGACTGTAATGCGAAACTTTATTTCCAATGCTATAAAGTTCAGCCCTGAAAACTCAACTATAGAGATTGATATGGATGTTGAGGGCGATTTTGCAAAGATTAGCGTCAAAGACCACGGAGTTGGTATAGCACCTGAACGTATAGACAGTATCTTCCACAAGGGTGAAAGTACCTATGGCACAGGTGGTGAGGAAGGTTCAGGACTTGGACTTCAGCTCTGTGCAGACTTCTCACGTAAAATGGGAGGTGATGTAAGGGTCGAATCAGTACTCGGAGAAGGCTCTGTGTTCAGCGTGCTTGTTCCATTGAAGAAATAG